CCTTGACTGATCAGTTATTGTTGATTACGGTGCTGCTGCTCTCTTTTGCTAGCATTACCCTCTTGGGGGCGAACTATTTAGATGGCGAGCAACAAATTTATCAACTACAGAAGACCCTGAACCATGTCAGAGCAGTGAGCGGCTCGGTTGAGCAAGAGATTTTAGCACTCGATGCTTTGCGGCAAACTATCTTACGTTTTGAACAGGAGCGCCGTGGATGGCATCTGTTTAGAGTGGTCCTGCAGCAACCCGTTGATGAAGCCCTTGAGCAATCGCGCGACTACTTTGTTAAACGATTCACTACCCAGGTACGACAACCCTTAGAGCATTATTTCTGGCATCAATTAAATCAGCAGGGTGCGGTGCTGCCAGCGGCGCTGGTTGGTGATGCTGCTGGGCATCTCGCTTGGTTGTTAGAGGCGCTTAAAGCCCGCTTGTCTGGGAATCTCTCAGCCATTCAACGCGATGATATGACGATGAATCGTGAGTTAATTGGCGTTGATATTGAGTATCAGAATGAGCTTTGGCTACTCTATCAAGCCTTTATCTGGTGGCAGCAGGATACACAGTCACTGCATGATTTAGTGAGTAGCAGCCGTCAATCGCTTAATTGGCTATTAAATACCCACCATGACTGGTCCTGGATCATTCAGTGGGCTAGTGATCCAACCAATGTCGCCGCTATCAAGGCCGATAATTTTTGGCAATTCCCCATTAAAGATCCGGCGGCTATTCCGGGAGCTTACACCGCTCAAGGGCGGCGGATTATCCAACGGTTACTTCAACAGCTACAGCTCAATAGCCCGCGTGCCGATTTTGACCACCGATTACAGCGTTTTTGGAATCGCTATGCGCTACAGTATCAGCAGTGCTGGATCCAATTTCTACAGAACTTTCCTAAAACAGCAGCGCAATTGAAAACGAGTGAGCGCTGTTTAATTGCTCGTAGCTTGGCCTCCTTCAATAATCCATTTTTTCTTCTTCAACGTAAGGCTGAGCGTGAGTTGGCCGCTGTGGCGGATCTACTACCGCTGGATCTCAGCGCATTGCAACTGACTAATGCCATGATTGCTAGGCAGCAAGATTCAAATAAAGCGGGTGCCCAAGGGTTACTACAGCAGGGAGAGCGGTTGTTAGCGGATGCGGTGGCTCAACAGCAGGCCGGTCGGTCACCAGACTATCTCGAAAAGATAACCCTCGGCATCAAACTTTATGAGCAGTTGCAGCAGAGTCTGCAAGCGCTGCTACCAACGCTACAGAGCGAAGCCACCGCTGCTAAAAAAGTGGCGGATCTCTTGACCACGGTCTCTACTGATGAGGTGGCTTTTAAAGGGTGGGAGGCTGTTGCCGGACTGCAAAAATTATTAGTGGTTGACCAACAGCAGATAGCGGGTGCCGCTCTCTTTGAGGATCTTTATCGCTTCTTATTAGAGACTGAGCTGGCGTTAACGGCACACTATCTACAAGATCAGTGGGAAGCAGAGATCTATGGTGCTCTCCAATATATTGCCCCAGAGCAGCAGAGCTTCCGCCTGTTTAGTGAAGGGGGGCTATTGACCAAATTTATGCAGGGGCCCGCAAAACCGTTTATTACCCGTCAGGCTGATGGGTGGCACCCGGCGCGTTATCAGGGATTGTCCGTCCCCTTAAGTGCCGATTTTTTTGAGTTTGTGGAACAGGGGACCCGGTTGTTACAGCAGATCCAAACGGAGTATCCGGTGACTTTACAGGCTCGGCCGCTAGAGGTGAATCGTCAACTGGTGGACAAGCCGCTATCGGCTACTGTGATCTTGCAGTGTGTCACTGGGCCCCAGCAGCTCGTGAACTATAACTATCCGGTGAGCCAGATCTTTCATTGGCGACCGGAGCATTGTGGTGCAGTGGAGCTAGCGATTGATTTCCAGGATCTCACCCTGCGCAAGGTGTGGCCTGGTAGCTTGGGCTTTGCCGATTTCCTAGCGGACTTTCGCCATGGAACGCTGCAATTGACTGCCGCGCAATTTCCGCAACAGCAAGCACAATTGCAGAAAAAGGGATTTGAATGGCTTAAAGTCAGTTATCAAATCGCTGGGCAGCAGGCGATTTTGAACCAGCGAGCGAGCTCTCGGTTGCCGGTTCCATTAACGATCACCACGCTCCATGATAGACGAGGTTGATGATGACTTATGCCAGAAAACTTGCCTTGTTACTGTTTACCCTCTGGGCGGTGTTGGTCATCTCCGTGGTCTTCATCACGCTGCAGAGAACCCATAGAAATTTAACTGATTTGCGGGGGAATCTGATTTTGCAACGGTTGCTAAAGCTACCCCAGCAGCTATTGGCCCCCCCACGGGCCACTCTGACGAGTCACCAGGTCTCGCCGCTCCTGTCGCAGGCGGGGGAGGGAGTTGGGTCCCTAGCGGAGACTCACTCTGTAGCAGTTCAGCAACCCCCCGGGACCGCGCTCCCCAACACCAGCCAGTTGCCGGTGGCTGCATCCATAACCTCAGCGGGGGCGCCCACTGTTTCGACGCTACAGCAGATCAGTACCAGTCGGTCAGGCACCGATTGGTACTATCGGCTCAAGACTACTGTTGAGCTCTCGGACTATCGCCAGTTTACCTTAACAGCGCCAGCACGTTGGGTGCTGGATCTTCCAGGCTGTTGGCAGATACAAGACACGAAAGCGCAGCATTTTTCCAAAGGTCCCGTGCAGAGCATTGTGGTGGGCTACCATCCGCAGCACTTAAGGGTGGTCTTCTGGATTAAAAAAGGGGTGTCAATCCCGGTGATCACCCTAGAGGCAGGACAATTAGTGATTAAGTTTACGGCATCGCCGGCGACACTGCCCCAAAGCACGGGAACTTAGCAGAGGGCAGTATCACGGCTAGAATTCAGGGTTGTCGCGAGGGCTGATAGCCTGACCATATTGCTGCGACTGCTGACACCGAACTCAGGTTATGGAGCGGTCTGAAGTATGCGCCGGGATATTCCCTACATTACCTACAGAGGATTGAGACCGGTCACTAGGAGTACTTTGCAGCACAGCTTGATCCTGCGGGAAGGATGCCATCGTTTGCGGTAGTGTATGATCTACTCCGTTAGATGAGCGATAAGCAGCATATCCCTCTTGGAATCCTTGCATATCCGATAGTACGATAGTCACTCCCCTTGTTTGGAGGAGATTCAAAGTTTCAAAATTCTCATTTGAAGGAGTCAACCCAGAGCAATTCTTAAATTCTAGTCGCTGGAGTTTATGAGCCCGTATTAAGGGAGTCAAATTAATAGGCGATTCAGTATTGCTCTGTACGAGTTCCTGCAGGATATCCAAGTTGTACATCTCTAAACCGGAACCTATAATTTTTTTGGCCGATAAACTTACTCTTGGAGCACTGATCATAAAGTTACCTCACACGTAGATTCAATTAAAAAAAACTTCATAAAATTTGCAATGGCCAAATCATTATACAGTTGATAAATTAAATATTAATGTTAAATTATCTGTATCATAACCTTCTCAATAAACTAAGTTTCATTAGTCTGGCTGATAGCAATCCGTCAGTAACACCAAGGTTCAGTGACAAGAGGAAGGAGTGGATCACCCCACTCTACTGGATGCCGCATCATAGATCTGATTATCACGGCGCATTCCCACTGCAATGATCAACACCTCAACCCGGTTATCATGAATACGATAAACAACCCTCGTTTGGCCCGTACGGATGTGGCGATAGCTGGCCAGTTGTCCCAAGAGTGGTTTCCCTAATTTGTCTGGTTCTCCTTGGCCGCTGCGTTTTTCAATCACCTTTATAACGGCTTCAGCTTCTACCCTGCCCAGTCTAAGCAGATCCTTTTCAACCTCAGGATAGTAGTGATCTTGCTACCCTTTAACGGACACAACGAAGAGGAACAAAGCGTATAATTTTTTGTTACTTTTTGAGGTGAAGTTATGAATCAAGGGGAATCAAGGAGCTATGATAAGGAATTCAAGCTGAATGCGGTAAAGCTGTATCACAGCACTGGTAAAACGCTCTGTCAATTGAGCGAGGAATTGGGAGTTCCCAAGAGTACATTGGCAGGGTGGGTCCATCAGCATAACAAGGATGGTGCAGAGGCTTTCCCGGGCAAAGGATACCTGAAAGCGTCTGATGCTGAGCTCAGTCAATTGCGGAAAGAATTGGCGATAGCACGCGAAGAGAGGGATATCCTAAAAAAAGCCTTGGGCATCTTCTCAGTGGCCCGCAAGTAAAATACCAGTTTATGCAAAAGCATGCTGGGGAATTCAGCGTAGAGAGGATGTCCAACGTGTTAGGTGTATCCCGCAGTGGCTATTATCAGTTTATCAAGGCTGAGCCATCCAAGCGCTATTGTGAGGATGAGCGTTTAATATCTGAAATTAAAGAGGTTTATACCATAAGCAACCAAATTTACGGTAGCCCACGTATCCATGCTGAGTTACGAGCTAGAGGTGAGCGCTGTTCACGCAAACGGGTTTGTCGGCTAATGAAAGCAGCCCATATTGCGGCTAAGATGAAAAAACGATTTAAGGTAACCACAATAGTCGATCCAAAGGCCGCAGTGGCGCCTAATTTACTCAAGCAGAAGTTCACAGCCACTCGCCCTGATCAATACTGGGCAGCAGATATTACCTATATTCCGACCCAAGAGGGATGGTTGTATGTTGCTATCGTACTGGACCTGTTCTCTCGTAGTATCGTGGGGATGGATATGCAAGCTCACATGACCACCGAGTTAGTAGCCGCAGCATTACGCCAGGCAATAACACGGAGGAAGCCTGCTGCAGGTCTCATCCACCACTCCGACCGAGGCAGCCAGTATACCAGCAAAGGATTCAAGGCTGTATCGGCGCATCACCAGATAACGCTTAGCATGAGTAGTACGGGCAATTGTTATGACAATGCAGTAGCAGAGAGTTTTTTCCATACCTTAAAAACAGAGCACACCCACTTTGAACGTTTTGAGAGCAGAGAACAAGCCAAATTGAGCATTTTTGAATACGTAGAAGTGTTTTATAACCGACAGAGACGGCACTCAACGCTAGGCTATCTGTCTCCTGTAAATTTTGAAAAAAATTGGTTATCCCAGGTCGCTTAAGGTTTCTCTTCTCTGTGTCTAAAAAAAGGTGGCAAGATCAGTAGAGGATCGTCCACGCCATCAACCAGCACTGCCAAGTCGCGCCAGCAGATCGGCATGAGACAGCAGTGTCACTTGGTCAATGGCCACGAGTCGTTCACGTGCCACTGCATCAATACGTAGATCCTCTAGCTCATCAATGAGTGCTTCATAGCAGGCCGTTGGCCGATTATCCCGAATGACTACATAGCGATCCTGCTGACCATTAGCCATCCGATCCAGTAGCCAGCGGGTATTCTTTTGAAGTTCAGTGGAAGAGATAGCTTGGTCAGCACGCTCAAGTAACATGGTACGAGCTCCAATAGGACTTGTATCCTATTATAATTTTATTCAAACCCGGTTATTGTCCCGGCCAACTGCCGGGGTTTTGTGAAGGGGTTGCCGTGGAAAACGGGGAATCATCCTGATCGCCGTCATCGTTTCATACTTGCTGAATAGATCCAGGATACTGGGCCACCACGGGATCTACCGTCAGCAGGGTTATCCCCTCCGCCATAGATTGTGCGATTAACAGTCGGTCGAATGGATCTCGATGAATCGCTGGCAGAGAAGTGATAGTGACTGCATGCAAGCTGGTCATGACTAGCTCCTGATAGCCGTTATCTAGTAGCCCACGGCGCAGCAACCGAGCATCGACTTGAAAATCTGCTCTTCCCAACGCACTTTTAATGGCCACCTCCCATAAACTGACAGCGCTGAAAATCAGGGTATACTGGGGATCATTGAGCAGCTTTTGAGCAGTCATGGGCAGCTTCTGAGGCTCTGCTGCGGCCCATAGCAACAGGTGAGTATCTAGCAACCATTTCATCATTCGCTGCCAAATAACTGTTCAATGTCACGACCGCCCAGGTGATCAAAATCATCAGGGACGGTGAACTGCCCAGACATAAAACCTAGCCTACGGATTTTCGCTGTTGATGCTTGCAATGGCATCACTTTTACCAACGGTTTTCCCGCTTTAGCAATGATAAAAGACTCTCCCTGGGCAGCCTGTTCAATCAAGCGTGATAAATGCGTTTTAGCCTCATGAATATTCACGGTGTGCATGATAACCTTCTAAATGAACTAAGTCTTATTAGGTTAGTTTATAACAATCCGCCAGTAATGCCAAGGATCAGTGAAACCTACCTTATCGCTTCTGCTGCCACGTCGTCCCTTGAGGGCCGTCCTGTAGGGTGATCCCTAAGGCAGTTAATTGCTCTCGTGCACGATCGGCAGCAGGCCAATCGCTCTGTTCACGGGCTTGCTGCCGTTGGGCCATCAACTGTTCAATCTGTTCAACAATCTCAGCGTCCATAGTGGGCCTCCCCTGTAAAAAAGTCGCAGCATCTTGCTGTAATAACCCCAACACGCCACCTAGGCAGCGCAATGTGTTGGCCAAGTGCCGTGCTTGCTGCGGATCGTGACGCTTGGTTCGATGGATCTCATGGGCCAGTGCAAACAGCACGGCATAGGCTTGTGGCACATTAAAATCATCGGACATCGCTTGCTGAAAGGGCGTCTCCCAAGCTGGATCGACGGACTCGGTTTCACTGACTGGAACCTGTTCTAGCTCACGCAGGGCTGTGTACAGGCGCTCTAAGGCAGCCCGCGCTTGTTGCAGAGGCGCTGGGCTATAACTTAATGGGCTGCGATAGTGGGCAGATAACAAAAAGTAGCGCACGGTCTCTGGATCGTACTGGGCTAGTACTTCACGGATAGTCAAAAAATTCCCGAGTGATTTGGCCATTTTCTCCTGATCCACCATCACCATCCCACTGTGCATCCAGTAGTTGACATAGGGGGTCTCTTGGGCGCAGCAGGACTGGGCTATCTCATTGTCGTGATGGGGAAATAGTAAATCGGCACCACCACCATGAATATCAAAATGGCTTCCTAAGTAGTGGCTGTTCATCGCTGAACACTCAATATGCCACCCTGGGCGGCCTGCTCCCCAGGGAGAGTCCCAAGCGGGCTCCCCAGCTTTGGCGGGTTTCCATAAGACAAAGTCAAAAGGATCGTGTTTATCAGCAAGATTATCAACTCGGGCGCCTGCTTGCCGCTGTTCAAGCGGTTGTTGGGATAACCGCCCATAAGTGGGATAACTCGCCACCGAGAACAGCACATCGCCATTGGCAGCGATATAAGCGTGATCACGGTCTAATAATTGCTGAATCAGCTGCAGCATCTGTGGAATATGCTGGGTCGCCCGGGGCTCCTGATCCGGCGGCTGAATATTCAGCGCCGCAAAGTCCTGATGCATCACGTCGACCATCCGTTGTGTTAACGCGTCACAGGGCTCTCCCCGCTCTGCCGCCCGCTGAATGATCTTATCATCAATATCGGTGATATTGCGAACATAGTGTACGGAGTAGCCTAGATAACGCAGGGTGCGTACCACCATATCGAAGACTACAAAGGTACGACCATGTCCAATGTGGCAGTGATCATAGACCGTCACACCACAGACATAGAGGGCAATCTGCTTAGCTTTCAGGGGTTTAAACGGCTCTTTTTGGCGACTTAGACTGTTATAAATAGTTAACATAGTGATTAATTATCTTTAAAAATAGTGACCGTTAGGGCACCCAGCCCGTGGCTGAGAGGATTTAATCGGCATTAAGATCGTGTTGAGCGCA
This genomic stretch from unidentified bacterial endosymbiont harbors:
- a CDS encoding type VI secretion protein IcmF/TssM N-terminal domain-containing protein; this encodes MRTVFRGLFKLLMICLVVGALSAAVFYLVNRLAWPWWGGAALLSALAGVMLLVMLIHRSLQRRKERAFVERVVAQDERLIQQASANSRQRLRELQQRWLDAMATLRQSRLRLRGNPLYVLPWYLMLGESQSGKSSAIARSELTAILSPVGPIPGIAATRHCDWWFFEQSVVIDTAGRYAKPVNGVEDEREWHEFLTLLAHYRRREPLNGIIVALPADQLLEANSESLYDTARHIGDRINQVIQQLGVRIPVYLMITKADQINGFVNYANTLPLKSRRQAFGYTVPDTLSSQGSMASILSKIVARLQQGLLQGECSASRCHLVLAAELSQLAEPLQRFVEAAFSHEHYHEPVMLRGLYFTSACQPGMTLDKVFKEFAPQSYAQQNNQGLFLYDLFARLLPGDRTRYQPIKELLRWRTLTDQLLLITVLLLSFASITLLGANYLDGEQQIYQLQKTLNHVRAVSGSVEQEILALDALRQTILRFEQERRGWHLFRVVLQQPVDEALEQSRDYFVKRFTTQVRQPLEHYFWHQLNQQGAVLPAALVGDAAGHLAWLLEALKARLSGNLSAIQRDDMTMNRELIGVDIEYQNELWLLYQAFIWWQQDTQSLHDLVSSSRQSLNWLLNTHHDWSWIIQWASDPTNVAAIKADNFWQFPIKDPAAIPGAYTAQGRRIIQRLLQQLQLNSPRADFDHRLQRFWNRYALQYQQCWIQFLQNFPKTAAQLKTSERCLIARSLASFNNPFFLLQRKAERELAAVADLLPLDLSALQLTNAMIARQQDSNKAGAQGLLQQGERLLADAVAQQQAGRSPDYLEKITLGIKLYEQLQQSLQALLPTLQSEATAAKKVADLLTTVSTDEVAFKGWEAVAGLQKLLVVDQQQIAGAALFEDLYRFLLETELALTAHYLQDQWEAEIYGALQYIAPEQQSFRLFSEGGLLTKFMQGPAKPFITRQADGWHPARYQGLSVPLSADFFEFVEQGTRLLQQIQTEYPVTLQARPLEVNRQLVDKPLSATVILQCVTGPQQLVNYNYPVSQIFHWRPEHCGAVELAIDFQDLTLRKVWPGSLGFADFLADFRHGTLQLTAAQFPQQQAQLQKKGFEWLKVSYQIAGQQAILNQRASSRLPVPLTITTLHDRRG
- a CDS encoding AMIN domain-containing protein, whose protein sequence is MMTYARKLALLLFTLWAVLVISVVFITLQRTHRNLTDLRGNLILQRLLKLPQQLLAPPRATLTSHQVSPLLSQAGEGVGSLAETHSVAVQQPPGTALPNTSQLPVAASITSAGAPTVSTLQQISTSRSGTDWYYRLKTTVELSDYRQFTLTAPARWVLDLPGCWQIQDTKAQHFSKGPVQSIVVGYHPQHLRVVFWIKKGVSIPVITLEAGQLVIKFTASPATLPQSTGT
- a CDS encoding type II toxin-antitoxin system Phd/YefM family antitoxin yields the protein MLLERADQAISSTELQKNTRWLLDRMANGQQDRYVVIRDNRPTACYEALIDELEDLRIDAVARERLVAIDQVTLLSHADLLARLGSAG
- a CDS encoding type II toxin-antitoxin system VapC family toxin, translated to MKWLLDTHLLLWAAAEPQKLPMTAQKLLNDPQYTLIFSAVSLWEVAIKSALGRADFQVDARLLRRGLLDNGYQELVMTSLHAVTITSLPAIHRDPFDRLLIAQSMAEGITLLTVDPVVAQYPGSIQQV
- a CDS encoding type II toxin-antitoxin system Phd/YefM family antitoxin, translated to MHTVNIHEAKTHLSRLIEQAAQGESFIIAKAGKPLVKVMPLQASTAKIRRLGFMSGQFTVPDDFDHLGGRDIEQLFGSE
- the cysS gene encoding cysteine--tRNA ligase, which gives rise to MLTIYNSLSRQKEPFKPLKAKQIALYVCGVTVYDHCHIGHGRTFVVFDMVVRTLRYLGYSVHYVRNITDIDDKIIQRAAERGEPCDALTQRMVDVMHQDFAALNIQPPDQEPRATQHIPQMLQLIQQLLDRDHAYIAANGDVLFSVASYPTYGRLSQQPLEQRQAGARVDNLADKHDPFDFVLWKPAKAGEPAWDSPWGAGRPGWHIECSAMNSHYLGSHFDIHGGGADLLFPHHDNEIAQSCCAQETPYVNYWMHSGMVMVDQEKMAKSLGNFLTIREVLAQYDPETVRYFLLSAHYRSPLSYSPAPLQQARAALERLYTALRELEQVPVSETESVDPAWETPFQQAMSDDFNVPQAYAVLFALAHEIHRTKRHDPQQARHLANTLRCLGGVLGLLQQDAATFLQGRPTMDAEIVEQIEQLMAQRQQAREQSDWPAADRAREQLTALGITLQDGPQGTTWQQKR